Proteins encoded within one genomic window of Phototrophicus methaneseepsis:
- a CDS encoding glycosyltransferase family 2 protein — MHDLGIVIVNWNTREYLDTCLQTVFASRGDFSYTVVVVDNASDDGSPDMVAENYPQVQLIRSDENTGYPRGNNMGLRALGYRGPGDVDAEAPRYALLLNPDTQLPPDALFNMMKFMDQRPDVGVAGPKLILADGSLDKACRRGFPTPMVSLYHYSGLAKLFPKSERFGRYNMTFADVNDEIEVDSVVGAYMQIRKEAIEQTGLLDEVFFMYAEDIDWCYRIKQAGWKVWYHPAVTVYHIKRAASSQSRKAQFEFWRAMLIFYRKHYRATTPIWLHSLIMMGLLLKGGGGLWQEIRQPTPPLIPS, encoded by the coding sequence ATGCACGATCTTGGCATTGTGATCGTCAATTGGAACACAAGAGAATATCTCGATACCTGTCTACAGACTGTATTCGCCAGCCGAGGCGACTTTTCGTATACGGTTGTGGTGGTTGATAATGCATCGGATGATGGCAGCCCTGATATGGTCGCGGAGAATTACCCGCAGGTACAGCTTATCCGCAGCGACGAGAATACAGGCTATCCGCGTGGTAACAATATGGGCCTGCGCGCTTTGGGGTATCGTGGCCCTGGGGATGTCGACGCAGAAGCACCCCGTTATGCGCTCCTGCTCAATCCAGATACGCAGCTCCCACCAGACGCATTATTCAATATGATGAAGTTCATGGATCAGCGCCCCGATGTGGGTGTTGCTGGCCCTAAGCTGATTCTCGCTGATGGCAGCCTGGATAAAGCTTGTCGGCGTGGCTTCCCGACTCCGATGGTGAGCTTGTACCATTATTCCGGTTTGGCGAAGCTGTTCCCCAAGAGTGAGCGCTTTGGTCGCTATAATATGACCTTTGCAGATGTGAATGACGAGATTGAAGTCGACAGCGTCGTTGGCGCGTATATGCAGATCCGCAAAGAGGCGATTGAACAAACAGGCTTGCTGGATGAAGTCTTCTTTATGTATGCGGAAGACATTGACTGGTGTTATCGCATCAAGCAGGCTGGTTGGAAGGTCTGGTATCATCCGGCTGTGACGGTTTATCACATCAAACGAGCAGCCAGCAGCCAGAGCCGCAAAGCGCAGTTCGAGTTCTGGCGTGCGATGCTGATCTTCTATCGCAAGCACTATCGTGCGACGACGCCGATCTGGTTGCACAGTTTGATTATGATGGGGTTGTTGTTGAAAGGAGGTGGTGGCTTATGGCAAGAGATACGTCAGCCTACACCGCCCCTGATACCATCTTAA
- a CDS encoding UDP-N-acetylmuramoyl-L-alanyl-D-glutamate--2,6-diaminopimelate ligase yields the protein MITLQQLIQSLPTAPIHMNQQDLETPVTAPVTEDNRLIEPGGVFVARQGLSVDGHHFIPDAIARGAAAIVGEQALQNLGVPYIRVADAQQATGYLAAAYHGFPSRGLIVVGITGTDGKTTTSHILHQILKQATGGKAGFISTIAADLGDHSEETGLHVTTPSAPQVQAYLAQMRRAGLTHVVLEMTSHGLAQGRLNGVEMDVAVMTNVTHEHLDFHGSWEAYRAAKGRLFEMLGHSQRKGAQPKVAVINKDDPSFDYFASFTADRVMSYGIENAADLQARAIEYAADGTRFMVADDAYQMQLVGAFNVYNALAALSAARGLGVSNVDSAAGLAQVEMISGRMERIDEGQDFLALVDFAHTPNALRRALDAGREMVEQGGRLIAVFGSAGLRDVEKRRMMAEVSAQLADFTILTAEDPRTESLDAILQMMADGCNSQGGVEGETFIRVPDRGKALYQACQMAQMGDVVMACGKGHEQSMCFGTTEFPWDDRQALRAALRGAPLQTLPTASSL from the coding sequence ATGATAACCCTCCAACAGTTGATTCAATCGCTGCCAACAGCACCCATACATATGAATCAACAAGATTTAGAAACTCCTGTAACAGCGCCTGTGACAGAAGATAATCGCCTGATTGAACCGGGTGGTGTGTTTGTCGCACGGCAGGGTCTCTCTGTGGATGGGCATCATTTCATCCCGGACGCTATTGCGCGCGGTGCAGCAGCTATCGTCGGAGAGCAAGCCTTACAGAATCTAGGAGTGCCTTATATCCGTGTGGCCGATGCACAACAAGCGACAGGGTATCTCGCTGCGGCCTATCATGGATTTCCCTCGCGTGGCCTCATCGTGGTTGGCATCACGGGCACGGATGGCAAGACGACCACCAGCCACATCTTGCATCAGATATTGAAGCAGGCAACAGGCGGTAAAGCCGGGTTTATCAGCACCATCGCCGCGGACCTGGGCGACCACAGCGAGGAAACAGGGCTGCACGTCACCACACCGAGCGCGCCACAGGTCCAGGCCTACCTGGCACAGATGCGGCGAGCTGGTCTGACCCATGTGGTGCTTGAAATGACTAGTCACGGATTGGCACAGGGACGGCTCAATGGCGTTGAGATGGACGTTGCTGTGATGACGAACGTCACGCACGAGCATCTTGATTTCCATGGCTCCTGGGAAGCTTACCGTGCAGCAAAGGGGCGCTTGTTCGAGATGCTAGGGCATAGCCAGCGTAAAGGTGCGCAGCCTAAAGTGGCCGTCATCAATAAGGATGATCCCTCGTTTGATTATTTCGCCTCCTTTACAGCAGATCGCGTTATGAGTTATGGCATCGAAAACGCGGCTGATTTGCAAGCACGGGCCATTGAATATGCAGCCGATGGCACGCGCTTTATGGTCGCGGATGATGCGTATCAGATGCAGCTTGTCGGTGCGTTCAATGTGTATAATGCGCTGGCGGCCCTATCTGCGGCGCGTGGGTTGGGCGTCAGCAATGTGGATTCAGCCGCAGGTTTGGCGCAAGTGGAGATGATTTCTGGCCGGATGGAACGCATCGATGAAGGGCAGGATTTCCTGGCACTTGTCGACTTCGCTCATACGCCTAATGCGCTGCGCCGGGCTCTGGATGCAGGCCGTGAGATGGTCGAGCAGGGCGGGCGCTTGATCGCTGTTTTTGGCAGCGCTGGCCTACGTGATGTAGAAAAGCGACGTATGATGGCTGAGGTCAGCGCGCAGTTGGCCGATTTTACGATTTTGACAGCGGAAGACCCGCGTACAGAATCGTTGGATGCAATTTTGCAGATGATGGCCGATGGCTGTAACTCCCAGGGTGGGGTAGAAGGCGAAACCTTTATCCGTGTGCCGGATCGCGGCAAAGCACTGTATCAGGCGTGCCAGATGGCACAAATGGGTGATGTGGTCATGGCGTGTGGCAAAGGCCATGAACAGAGTATGTGTTTTGGCACGACGGAATTCCCATGGGATGACCGCCAAGCGCTGCGTGCGGCCCTGCGTGGAGCCCCGCTCCAAACGCTGCCGACGGCATCATCGTTATAG
- the atpF gene encoding F0F1 ATP synthase subunit B — protein MSKKIMKQLIPASAMLVAILAVFPAVALAQEEHAAAAESPLTPLGINAGLLFTHTFNFILIAVILGVVLWRPLVNFLDSRSAKIQKGLEDAAAAARARQNAEAEAEKILAAARAESAKLLEEARGRGDEVANSIRLAAEQEAEGIKVNAHQEGVAARDAELAGLREQVLNISSAVAGRILGESIDPQKQQALVSNFFSTVPADAKNVAGSVEVVSAMPLTDAEKSKIAGELSTEDITYVVDPAILGGLIVRAPGRVIDGSVRSNLNALSARLN, from the coding sequence ATGAGTAAAAAGATCATGAAACAGCTTATCCCGGCATCGGCAATGCTGGTGGCTATTCTGGCTGTGTTCCCCGCTGTGGCCCTGGCCCAGGAAGAACACGCAGCCGCTGCAGAAAGCCCCCTGACGCCGCTGGGCATTAACGCTGGTCTGTTGTTTACGCATACCTTCAACTTCATCCTGATTGCCGTCATTCTCGGCGTGGTGCTGTGGCGCCCGCTGGTGAACTTCCTGGATTCTCGCAGTGCGAAGATTCAGAAGGGCCTTGAAGATGCAGCCGCTGCTGCACGTGCACGTCAGAATGCTGAAGCTGAAGCCGAGAAAATCCTGGCTGCTGCCCGTGCGGAATCAGCCAAATTGCTGGAAGAAGCTCGTGGTCGTGGTGACGAAGTGGCGAACTCCATTCGTCTGGCCGCTGAGCAAGAAGCTGAAGGCATCAAGGTCAATGCCCATCAAGAGGGTGTGGCCGCTCGTGATGCTGAGCTGGCTGGTCTGCGCGAGCAGGTGCTGAATATTTCTAGCGCCGTAGCTGGGCGCATCCTGGGCGAGTCAATCGACCCGCAGAAGCAGCAAGCTCTGGTCAGCAACTTCTTCAGCACAGTGCCTGCTGATGCCAAAAACGTGGCGGGTTCAGTTGAGGTCGTCAGCGCTATGCCGTTGACCGATGCTGAAAAGTCCAAGATTGCTGGCGAACTGAGCACTGAAGACATCACCTATGTGGTCGATCCGGCCATTCTGGGTGGCCTGATCGTGCGTGCCCCTGGCCGCGTGATCGATGGCAGCGTTCGTAGCAACCTGAACGCACTGTCTGCTCGCTTGAACTAA
- the atpE gene encoding ATP synthase F0 subunit C, translated as MEGLDVGLKAVGAGLAMVGAFGPGIGIGLMVQGAMQGIARNPDAAGAIQTNMILGIVFAEAVAIYALVVALVVLFVL; from the coding sequence ATGGAAGGACTCGATGTAGGTTTGAAGGCAGTAGGTGCTGGCCTGGCTATGGTTGGTGCTTTTGGCCCGGGTATTGGCATTGGTTTGATGGTACAGGGTGCGATGCAGGGTATCGCTCGTAACCCAGATGCCGCCGGTGCAATTCAGACAAACATGATTCTGGGTATCGTGTTCGCGGAAGCTGTGGCTATTTATGCACTGGTGGTCGCGCTCGTTGTCCTGTTCGTGCTTTAG
- a CDS encoding F0F1 ATP synthase subunit A, with protein sequence MSTNQRGCLYLVGLVIFAFFGCFLFPFIVLPAWGTAVTLPVITVPAEYYIEGWAGFLSPIQAIFPDFQLVNTLGGALLANIIVLLIAFFAWRASKGWTKEVPGRFQGVVELIGSMWWGLTRDQAGTKPKVKYILFPLVASIFLFLLAGNLGKLLPGVETVGVLHCADYDPVVLNGFPVSELGSFTGQPYFVLKNDAALNTGTPASDESYHRCEAMMGIDAYESYLPTQLDPFRDQKVTYLTEEGDTLEEVAEYFNTVRIPDLLTAELDDGSEYVDVEYEGYAPVEISPESIIEANTADDGTVNLVAAGADAHEAAEDHSEEAAEEVVEEAAEGEETAEVEEAVAEEAAAEEAEHELEDVVAIGPTTELEAGQEIVIREALVGAEATTFTNQLFTVAPFVRGVATDLSFTIGLALLAFVAIQAFGISELGLNYFQKFINVHALGSVAKHPLGAIDFVVGLFEIISEIGKIISLSFRLFGALFAGSVLFVVIMFLVGTTVPVVILALELIVGTAQAAVFAILTMLFCAQAMVSHVHEEDHVEAHV encoded by the coding sequence ATGAGCACCAATCAACGTGGTTGCTTATACCTGGTTGGGCTGGTTATCTTCGCCTTCTTCGGGTGCTTCTTATTCCCCTTTATAGTGCTCCCTGCATGGGGGACAGCCGTCACACTCCCTGTGATTACTGTGCCCGCAGAGTACTATATAGAAGGTTGGGCCGGTTTCTTGTCGCCAATCCAGGCGATCTTCCCGGATTTCCAACTGGTCAACACGCTTGGCGGCGCACTCTTGGCGAATATCATCGTCCTGTTGATTGCGTTCTTCGCTTGGCGTGCTTCTAAAGGGTGGACGAAAGAAGTACCGGGTCGGTTCCAGGGTGTGGTCGAATTAATCGGCTCCATGTGGTGGGGACTGACACGAGATCAGGCGGGCACCAAGCCCAAAGTAAAGTACATCTTGTTCCCCTTGGTTGCGAGCATCTTCTTGTTCTTGCTTGCAGGTAACCTGGGTAAGTTGCTGCCGGGTGTTGAAACTGTCGGTGTGCTGCACTGTGCAGATTATGATCCGGTCGTGTTGAATGGTTTCCCTGTCTCCGAATTGGGGTCATTCACTGGGCAACCTTATTTCGTGCTGAAGAACGATGCAGCGCTCAATACAGGTACACCCGCATCCGATGAAAGTTACCATCGCTGCGAAGCGATGATGGGTATTGACGCTTATGAGTCTTACCTGCCCACTCAGCTCGATCCTTTCCGCGATCAAAAAGTGACCTATCTGACTGAAGAAGGGGACACGCTGGAAGAAGTCGCTGAGTACTTTAACACGGTTCGTATTCCTGACCTGTTGACTGCCGAGCTGGATGATGGTAGTGAATATGTCGATGTCGAGTATGAAGGTTATGCACCGGTAGAAATTTCGCCGGAGAGCATCATCGAGGCAAACACTGCTGATGATGGCACTGTGAATCTCGTTGCTGCGGGTGCTGATGCACACGAAGCGGCAGAAGATCACAGCGAAGAAGCTGCGGAAGAGGTGGTTGAAGAAGCTGCCGAAGGCGAAGAAACTGCTGAGGTTGAAGAAGCCGTTGCAGAAGAAGCTGCCGCAGAAGAAGCTGAACACGAGCTTGAAGATGTGGTCGCGATTGGCCCGACGACAGAGCTTGAAGCTGGACAGGAAATTGTCATCCGCGAAGCCCTTGTGGGTGCGGAAGCGACAACCTTCACCAACCAGTTGTTCACAGTTGCACCGTTTGTTCGTGGTGTCGCAACAGACCTGAGCTTCACCATCGGGCTTGCGCTGCTCGCTTTCGTTGCCATCCAGGCATTTGGTATCAGCGAACTGGGCTTGAACTACTTCCAGAAGTTTATCAACGTTCATGCTCTGGGTTCAGTTGCCAAGCATCCTCTGGGTGCGATTGACTTTGTGGTCGGTCTGTTCGAGATTATCTCGGAAATCGGTAAGATCATCAGTCTTTCCTTCCGTTTGTTTGGTGCTTTGTTCGCAGGGTCTGTTCTGTTCGTCGTGATCATGTTCCTGGTGGGTACAACGGTTCCTGTTGTCATCCTCGCCCTGGAATTGATCGTCGGTACGGCGCAGGCGGCTGTGTTCGCAATCTTGACCATGCTCTTCTGTGCACAGGCGATGGTTAGCCACGTCCATGAAGAAGATCACGTTGAGGCACATGTGTAA
- a CDS encoding NADH-quinone oxidoreductase subunit N, with protein sequence MPEFDLLASLPAISAEIGLTILAIVLVFLESYLGKENRRNIAYVAAVSLAFLAIAPVVWAPTPETAGLYWGNMIRYDVFGAIFKVMILLGGAITCLIAIDDSGVHRKTEFHIVIVVATLGACLLVSAADLIMLFVSLETLSIPMYVLAAFSREDARSAESGIKYFLFGSFASAIMLYGFSLLYGFTGTTNLEGIAVALNSGGNVVAVLIALVMVITGFGFKISAVPFHFWTPDVYQGAPTPVTAFLSVASKAASFAVLVRFLLAVFPGTVVIEGETVQQFWVAFIGIASVVSMTVGNVLALRQRNIKRLLAYSSIAQAGYTLVGVAALQGGPTMQGDVNLGMTLGVSAVAFYLFMYTFSNLAIFAGIVVVTEAVGSEDLSDYAGLQRRNPWLALAIALGILSLAGIPPAAGFFGKFFLFQAAVESQMTLLAIIVVLNSIVALFYYLVVIKIMYVDKGEDDETPITLTVPYAWALGITSVVILLLGTVAVSPLFNWAREGADALTRAVSVLVAGL encoded by the coding sequence ATGCCTGAATTTGATTTACTCGCCAGCCTACCCGCCATCAGCGCGGAAATTGGCCTGACCATACTGGCAATTGTGCTGGTCTTCCTGGAGTCCTACCTGGGTAAGGAAAACCGCCGCAATATCGCCTATGTGGCAGCAGTGAGCCTTGCCTTTTTGGCGATTGCCCCGGTTGTGTGGGCACCCACGCCAGAAACAGCCGGGTTGTACTGGGGCAATATGATCCGCTACGATGTCTTTGGCGCGATCTTCAAGGTGATGATCCTGCTTGGCGGGGCCATTACTTGCCTGATTGCCATTGATGACAGCGGCGTTCATCGCAAGACGGAGTTCCATATCGTGATTGTGGTCGCTACGCTCGGCGCTTGTTTGCTCGTGAGCGCGGCTGATTTGATCATGCTATTCGTCTCGCTGGAAACGCTGTCTATCCCGATGTACGTGTTGGCGGCCTTCAGCCGTGAAGATGCACGCAGCGCCGAAAGTGGTATTAAGTACTTCTTGTTTGGGTCCTTCGCCTCGGCAATTATGCTTTACGGCTTTAGCTTGCTGTATGGCTTTACGGGGACGACGAACCTGGAAGGCATCGCTGTTGCGTTGAATTCCGGCGGTAATGTCGTCGCCGTGCTGATTGCACTGGTCATGGTGATTACGGGCTTTGGCTTCAAAATTAGTGCTGTGCCGTTCCATTTCTGGACGCCAGATGTTTACCAGGGTGCGCCAACCCCTGTGACGGCCTTCCTGAGTGTGGCCTCTAAAGCGGCGAGCTTCGCTGTGTTGGTCCGCTTCTTGTTGGCTGTCTTCCCTGGCACTGTTGTGATCGAAGGGGAGACTGTACAGCAATTCTGGGTGGCCTTCATTGGCATTGCTTCTGTGGTTTCTATGACAGTGGGTAATGTGCTTGCCCTGCGTCAGCGTAATATCAAGCGCTTGTTGGCTTATTCCTCCATCGCACAGGCTGGTTATACGCTTGTCGGTGTGGCAGCATTGCAGGGTGGCCCCACCATGCAAGGTGATGTGAACCTGGGCATGACGCTCGGTGTTTCAGCAGTGGCCTTCTACCTGTTTATGTATACCTTCTCCAATCTGGCGATCTTCGCTGGTATTGTTGTGGTGACGGAGGCTGTCGGCAGCGAGGATTTATCCGACTACGCAGGTTTACAGCGTCGTAACCCCTGGCTGGCCCTGGCGATTGCCCTTGGTATTCTCTCGCTGGCTGGTATCCCGCCTGCGGCTGGTTTCTTTGGTAAATTCTTCTTGTTCCAGGCTGCCGTAGAAAGCCAGATGACGTTACTGGCGATTATCGTGGTCCTGAACTCGATTGTGGCCCTTTTCTACTATCTTGTCGTCATCAAGATCATGTATGTCGATAAGGGCGAAGATGATGAGACACCGATCACGCTGACGGTGCCGTATGCCTGGGCACTGGGGATTACGTCGGTCGTGATTTTGCTATTGGGGACGGTGGCCGTGTCGCCTTTGTTCAACTGGGCGCGCGAAGGCGCGGATGCGCTCACACGGGCGGTATCCGTACTGGTCGCGGGGTTATAG
- a CDS encoding complex I subunit 4 family protein, whose protein sequence is MDFGFDVLSLIIAIPTIAGIVLLFMPAANRDIIRGVAITAAASLLALSLVVFLSYHNAVAMGTLMSGQPAFDASIGASTATRAFSESLVFEARYIWVEQLGIAWHVGVDGLSAPMVLLTGMVTVAGVLISWNIQDRIREFMAFFMLLVAGVLGVFVAVDLFMLFFFYELAIFPMYLLIAGWGWVQLREYASMKLTLYILIGSVVALVGAVAMYFYAGSYFTGEQGSAILQAAIESGLLPQGSTAYSFNLVQLTLAAENGIFNVGGYFGIDVLTFGTFWFPFIFIGFAVLAGVFPFHNWSPDGHVAAPTAVSMIHAGVLMKLGAFAALRVGVQLMPEGAQLHLPWIVFLTLINVVYGALIAFRQRDFKYVIGFSSVSHMGLVSMGFATMNITGMTGAGLQMFSHGAMTALFFGCVGMVYDRAHTRDIPSLGGFIKQMPWVGVAFIIGGLTSMGMPGFSGFVAEFPIFQGMWEASQNVTLQIGNFTLSNYYGPIVILAALGIVVTAAYVLRVTGQVFFGDFDAKRYPEVGNIAVTDRIILLLLGAPLLIVGLYPQIMAPMISQGVSPIIMLLGGM, encoded by the coding sequence ATGGATTTTGGTTTCGACGTTTTATCGCTCATCATCGCCATACCGACGATTGCCGGTATCGTTCTGCTGTTTATGCCGGCTGCAAACCGTGACATTATTCGCGGTGTTGCGATCACGGCGGCAGCATCACTGCTGGCACTCTCGCTGGTGGTGTTCCTGAGCTATCACAATGCGGTAGCGATGGGCACCCTTATGTCCGGCCAACCCGCCTTCGATGCGAGTATCGGCGCCAGTACGGCGACCAGGGCCTTTAGTGAGTCCCTCGTCTTTGAGGCGCGATATATATGGGTTGAGCAGTTGGGCATCGCGTGGCACGTGGGTGTGGATGGCCTGAGTGCCCCCATGGTGCTCCTGACGGGTATGGTGACGGTCGCGGGTGTGCTTATATCCTGGAATATTCAGGATCGCATCCGTGAATTTATGGCCTTCTTCATGCTGTTGGTGGCGGGCGTACTCGGTGTGTTCGTCGCGGTCGATTTATTTATGCTCTTCTTCTTTTATGAACTTGCCATCTTCCCCATGTACCTACTCATCGCTGGGTGGGGTTGGGTCCAACTACGTGAATACGCCAGTATGAAGCTAACGCTCTATATCTTGATCGGCTCCGTTGTGGCGCTGGTTGGTGCGGTTGCGATGTACTTCTATGCTGGGTCGTACTTCACAGGGGAGCAGGGCAGCGCGATCTTACAGGCAGCTATCGAAAGCGGCCTGCTGCCGCAAGGCTCAACGGCCTATAGCTTTAACCTTGTTCAGCTAACGCTGGCTGCGGAAAACGGTATTTTCAATGTGGGTGGTTACTTCGGCATTGATGTCCTGACGTTCGGTACATTCTGGTTCCCCTTCATCTTCATCGGGTTTGCCGTCCTGGCAGGTGTTTTCCCCTTCCACAACTGGTCACCAGATGGTCACGTGGCGGCACCAACGGCTGTGTCGATGATCCATGCAGGCGTGCTGATGAAGCTCGGTGCTTTCGCGGCTTTGCGCGTCGGCGTCCAGTTGATGCCGGAAGGCGCACAACTCCATTTACCGTGGATTGTCTTCCTGACGCTGATCAACGTGGTTTATGGTGCTTTGATCGCTTTCCGCCAGCGCGACTTCAAATATGTGATTGGGTTCTCATCGGTGAGCCATATGGGCCTTGTGAGCATGGGCTTCGCTACGATGAACATCACGGGTATGACGGGCGCGGGCTTGCAGATGTTCAGCCATGGTGCGATGACAGCGCTCTTCTTCGGCTGCGTCGGTATGGTTTACGACCGTGCTCATACGCGCGATATTCCCAGCCTGGGTGGCTTTATCAAGCAAATGCCATGGGTTGGCGTCGCCTTCATCATTGGCGGCCTCACCAGTATGGGTATGCCTGGGTTTAGCGGCTTCGTCGCTGAATTCCCGATCTTCCAGGGGATGTGGGAAGCCTCACAGAATGTGACGCTGCAAATAGGCAACTTTACCTTAAGCAATTACTATGGCCCGATTGTGATCCTGGCTGCACTGGGTATTGTCGTAACGGCTGCTTATGTGCTGCGCGTCACGGGGCAGGTCTTCTTTGGGGATTTTGACGCTAAGCGTTACCCTGAAGTGGGCAATATTGCTGTCACGGATCGAATTATCTTACTGCTGTTGGGTGCACCGCTGCTCATCGTGGGCCTGTATCCGCAGATTATGGCGCCCATGATTAGCCAAGGCGTCTCGCCGATTATCATGCTGCTAGGGGGTATGTAA
- a CDS encoding complex I subunit 4 family protein, translating into MIDFSIFGIDPLLALILLPAVGTVVVGAFFRQTWLARIGALAFSLLTLGLAVAVFFIYQNNAESVGYGYLTFSEPQPWFALLGSQISFGIDGISAAMILLTGILSPLAILVSWEVSDRAPAHLALLLLFEAGSMGVFATTDLMIFFLFYELSLVPMYFLINQWGSPGGRLYASTKFMIYSIGGTLGMLLAIQLIGWASSLASPEMAAQVQGVLPGFEAGMNTYNMQALSVIWPQLSNTLGTSFLGIPIETVKALAFIGFFVAFAIKVPIWPFHTWLPDAHGEAPTAGSMLLAGVMLKLGAYGFIRLVVPLFPDVWISEAIFGMNFATIFAILSVLGIVLGALAAFGQNDIKRLVAYSSVNHMGFVGIGVAVMALLYGESWQAAQQSTAGLSADMLQTGIIATNGAVMQMFNHGLSAAGMFLLAGGLYHKTHTRDMSEYGGLWVRAPIFGGIFIFTSMASLGLPGLNGFIGEFLVVRGTWPVFTVLTALSMIGLLFTGSYILKGIRAVLHGPFNMKWLNTNLELHLNEMVAISPLLVLMLITGILPNWILLTINGSVTAIMNGIG; encoded by the coding sequence ATGATCGACTTTAGTATTTTCGGCATTGACCCACTGCTAGCACTTATTTTGCTGCCAGCAGTGGGAACCGTAGTCGTGGGGGCCTTCTTCCGCCAGACATGGTTAGCGCGCATCGGTGCGTTGGCTTTTTCCCTGCTGACGCTGGGGCTGGCGGTTGCGGTGTTCTTTATCTACCAGAACAACGCGGAGTCCGTAGGCTACGGGTATTTGACGTTTAGCGAGCCGCAGCCATGGTTTGCGCTCCTGGGCTCACAGATTTCATTCGGCATTGATGGTATCAGCGCCGCGATGATCTTGCTAACGGGCATCTTATCGCCGTTGGCGATCCTGGTGAGTTGGGAAGTCAGCGACCGTGCGCCAGCCCATCTGGCGCTGCTGCTCCTGTTCGAAGCAGGCAGTATGGGCGTCTTTGCGACGACGGACTTGATGATCTTCTTCTTGTTCTATGAACTCAGCCTGGTCCCCATGTACTTCTTGATTAACCAATGGGGTAGCCCGGGCGGACGCTTATATGCGTCAACCAAGTTTATGATTTATTCCATCGGCGGCACGCTCGGCATGCTGCTCGCGATTCAGCTCATTGGTTGGGCGTCGTCGCTGGCCTCGCCTGAGATGGCTGCACAAGTTCAGGGCGTGCTCCCTGGCTTCGAAGCTGGAATGAATACTTATAACATGCAGGCGCTCTCGGTCATCTGGCCGCAGCTCAGCAACACCCTGGGGACTTCCTTCCTGGGTATCCCGATTGAGACGGTGAAGGCTCTTGCATTCATCGGCTTCTTCGTCGCCTTCGCCATCAAAGTGCCGATCTGGCCCTTCCATACATGGTTGCCAGATGCCCATGGTGAAGCGCCTACGGCTGGCTCCATGTTGTTGGCTGGCGTCATGCTGAAGTTAGGCGCTTATGGCTTCATCCGTCTGGTGGTACCGCTGTTCCCGGATGTGTGGATCAGCGAAGCGATCTTCGGGATGAACTTCGCCACGATCTTCGCCATTCTTTCTGTGCTTGGCATCGTCCTTGGGGCGCTCGCAGCCTTCGGCCAGAATGACATTAAACGCCTGGTTGCTTATAGTTCAGTCAATCATATGGGCTTCGTCGGCATCGGTGTTGCGGTGATGGCCTTGCTCTATGGTGAATCCTGGCAGGCTGCACAGCAGTCAACGGCTGGCCTGAGCGCGGATATGCTCCAGACGGGCATCATCGCCACAAACGGCGCGGTCATGCAGATGTTCAACCATGGCCTGAGCGCAGCGGGTATGTTCTTGCTCGCAGGTGGCTTGTATCACAAGACGCATACGCGCGATATGTCCGAGTATGGTGGCTTGTGGGTCCGTGCCCCAATATTTGGTGGTATCTTCATCTTCACCAGTATGGCGAGCCTGGGCTTGCCGGGCCTGAACGGCTTTATTGGTGAATTCCTGGTGGTGCGCGGCACTTGGCCGGTGTTCACGGTGTTGACGGCACTTTCAATGATCGGCCTGCTGTTCACAGGTAGCTACATTCTGAAGGGCATCCGCGCTGTATTGCATGGTCCCTTCAACATGAAGTGGCTCAACACCAACCTGGAACTGCACCTCAATGAAATGGTGGCGATTTCACCGCTGCTGGTCCTGATGTTGATTACAGGTATCCTGCCGAACTGGATTCTGTTGACGATCAACGGCAGTGTGACCGCGATAATGAACGGGATAGGGTAA